One segment of Balaenoptera ricei isolate mBalRic1 chromosome 8, mBalRic1.hap2, whole genome shotgun sequence DNA contains the following:
- the LOC132370138 gene encoding lysine-specific demethylase 4D-like: NLGTIQDLLEQECGVVIEGVNTPYLYFGMWKTAFAWHTEDMDLYSINYLHFGEPKTWYAVPPEHGRRLERLARQLFPGSARGCEAFLRHKVALISPTVLKDNGIPFDRVTQEAGEFIVTFPYGYHSGFNHGFNSAEAINFASPRWIDYGKVAWD, encoded by the coding sequence aaccTGGGAACCATTCAGGACCTGCTGGAGCAGGAGTGCGGAGTGGTCATCGAAGGCGTCAACACCCCCTACCTGTACTTCGGCATGTGGAAGACCGCCTTCGCCTGGCACACGGAGGACATGGACCTTTACAGCATCAACTACCTGCACTTCGGGGAGCCCAAGACGTGGTACGCGGTGCCCCCGGAGCACGGCCGGCGCCTGGAACGCCTGGCCAGGCAGCTTTTCCCGGGCAGCGCGCGGGGCTGTGAGGCCTTCCTGCGGCACAAGGTGGCTCTCATCTCGCCCACGGTCCTCAAGGACAACGGCATCCCCTTCGATCGGGTCACTCAGGAGGCTGGAGAGTTCATCGTGACCTTTCCCTATGGCTACCACTCTGGCTTCAACCATGGCTTCAACAGTGCGGAAGCCATCAATTTCGCCTCCCCGCGCTGGATCGATTATGGCAAAGTGGCCTGGGACTAG